The Gloeomargarita sp. SKYB120 genome has a segment encoding these proteins:
- a CDS encoding carotenoid oxygenase family protein, with product MATAPSYPWQAGILTPAVEFGPEPLTVLEGRVPLELRGTFYRNGPGRLTRGNQRVGHWFDGDGAILAVHFANGTATGLLRYVQTAGYQAEERAGRYLLANYGMTAPGSLWDRLFGKNVKNCANTSVLPLPDRLLALWEGGPPHQLDRQSLQTLGLDLLGSLTPTSPYSAHPKRDPTSGEIYNFGVSLGWHATLHLYRSDRYGRIQKRAQVPLEGFPLIHDFALAGPYLVFFIPPVRLNLTPLILNQKSYSEALEWQPHLGTQILIIDRENFQVVTRAQAPPWFQWHLANGCVVDERWVRVQLVRYADFATNEYLRELTTGHPVTPAPSHLWEMELALPTGRLERATPLTDQNCEFPVVAEAVVGQPWRYTYCSMKRPGADVVTEIDSVIGCYDQHTQTWQQFDCGVGYYCMEPVHASTEAGDYLLSLIFNSNNQQSELWIFPALSLTNGPCCRLQLPYIVPFGFHGKWAKG from the coding sequence ATGGCGACCGCACCTTCTTATCCCTGGCAGGCAGGCATTCTGACGCCAGCGGTGGAATTTGGCCCCGAACCTTTGACCGTTTTGGAAGGGCGAGTACCGCTGGAACTACGGGGAACGTTTTACCGCAACGGGCCAGGCCGATTGACGCGCGGGAACCAGCGGGTGGGTCACTGGTTTGACGGGGATGGGGCCATCCTAGCGGTGCATTTTGCCAACGGAACGGCGACAGGCTTGCTGCGTTATGTGCAGACAGCGGGTTACCAGGCGGAGGAGCGCGCAGGGCGCTATTTGCTGGCCAATTACGGGATGACCGCGCCGGGGTCTCTGTGGGACCGCCTGTTTGGCAAGAATGTGAAAAATTGCGCCAACACTTCTGTTTTGCCCTTGCCGGACCGGCTGCTGGCTCTGTGGGAAGGGGGACCACCCCATCAACTCGACCGGCAATCGCTGCAGACTTTAGGCTTGGATTTGCTGGGCAGCCTGACGCCCACATCGCCCTACTCGGCGCATCCCAAGCGGGACCCGACCAGCGGCGAGATTTACAATTTCGGGGTGAGTCTCGGGTGGCACGCCACGTTGCACCTGTACCGCAGCGACCGCTACGGGCGGATTCAAAAGCGAGCGCAAGTGCCCCTAGAAGGCTTTCCCTTGATTCATGATTTTGCGCTGGCTGGGCCTTATCTGGTCTTTTTTATCCCGCCGGTGCGCCTCAATTTGACGCCCTTAATCCTGAACCAAAAAAGCTACAGCGAAGCGCTGGAATGGCAACCGCATCTCGGCACGCAAATTCTCATTATTGACCGGGAAAATTTCCAGGTGGTGACGCGCGCCCAAGCGCCCCCCTGGTTTCAGTGGCACTTGGCAAATGGTTGCGTCGTCGATGAACGTTGGGTGCGGGTGCAATTGGTGCGCTACGCAGACTTTGCCACGAATGAATACCTGCGGGAATTGACTACGGGCCATCCGGTGACCCCAGCGCCCAGTCATCTCTGGGAAATGGAACTGGCATTGCCCACAGGACGACTGGAGCGAGCAACGCCCTTGACGGACCAAAACTGTGAATTTCCAGTGGTGGCGGAGGCGGTAGTAGGCCAGCCCTGGCGCTATACGTATTGCTCGATGAAACGTCCAGGAGCTGACGTGGTGACAGAAATTGACAGCGTTATCGGGTGCTATGACCAGCACACCCAGACGTGGCAGCAATTCGACTGCGGAGTTGGCTATTACTGCATGGAACCGGTGCATGCTTCTACGGAAGCCGGCGATTACTTGCTCAGCTTGATTTTTAACAGCAATAACCAGCAAAGTGAGTTGTGGATTTTTCCAGCTCTGTCCTTGACCAACGGCCCCTGTTGTCGCTTGCAGTTGCCCTACATTGTCCCATTTGGATTTCACGGCAAATGGGCCAAGGGCTGA
- a CDS encoding 4'-phosphopantetheinyl transferase superfamily protein: MSLPSTFTRVELLVKEIDVYWVDTGDWPTERIEALMGILPPADRAEMAGLTCARKRHYFCLSRGLLRILLGSYLGVAPANLGFERNRWGKLQLPGRSFHFNLSHSGTRIVFALSRLYTVGVDVEQIRPLRCLDRLVQRYCTLAERRMWQRLSADAQVRFFLQRWVAKEAYAKAWGTGLAGLLRSFRDLDTTAGDRLGLPGGWWTQWQPLELGDPYVGALCWGLTPGASA; encoded by the coding sequence GTGAGCCTTCCCTCGACGTTTACCAGGGTGGAGTTACTGGTCAAAGAAATTGATGTCTATTGGGTGGATACAGGGGATTGGCCGACGGAACGGATAGAAGCATTGATGGGCATCCTTCCGCCGGCAGACCGAGCAGAAATGGCGGGATTGACCTGTGCCAGAAAACGCCACTACTTCTGTCTTAGTCGCGGATTGCTCCGGATTTTGTTGGGAAGTTATTTGGGGGTTGCTCCCGCCAATCTCGGTTTCGAGCGGAATCGCTGGGGGAAGTTACAGTTACCTGGGCGGTCTTTCCATTTCAATCTGAGTCACAGCGGGACGCGCATCGTGTTTGCTCTCAGCCGGCTATATACGGTGGGGGTGGATGTCGAGCAGATCCGTCCATTGCGCTGCTTAGACCGGTTGGTGCAACGCTACTGCACACTTGCGGAACGAAGGATGTGGCAGAGGTTATCCGCCGACGCCCAGGTGCGCTTTTTCCTGCAACGGTGGGTCGCCAAGGAGGCCTATGCCAAGGCCTGGGGCACAGGTCTTGCCGGACTCCTGCGCTCGTTTCGCGACTTGGACACCACCGCCGGTGATCGCCTGGGCCTGCCAGGGGGCTGGTGGACCCAATGGCAACCGCTGGAGTTGGGAGACCCCTACGTTGGCGCGCTCTGCTGGGGCCTTACTCCGGGCGCAAGCGCATGA
- the accB gene encoding acetyl-CoA carboxylase biotin carboxyl carrier protein codes for MELTFQQLQELLLTLHQTNITTFSLKSNGFELTIEQGQGGLPSTGVAPAPSLPLVEKPAAEPKDTKKGLFDVTSMMVGTFYAAPAPGEAPFVRVGDRIRAGQTLGIIEAMKTMNEVEAPVNGEVLEILVENGQPVEFGQVLMRLRPE; via the coding sequence GTGGAATTGACCTTCCAGCAACTCCAGGAATTGCTGTTGACCCTGCACCAGACCAACATCACCACCTTCAGTCTCAAAAGCAACGGGTTTGAATTGACGATTGAGCAGGGCCAAGGGGGGCTGCCTTCTACTGGTGTGGCGCCAGCGCCGTCACTTCCCCTAGTCGAAAAACCCGCCGCTGAACCCAAGGACACGAAAAAGGGGTTGTTCGACGTGACCTCGATGATGGTGGGGACGTTCTACGCTGCGCCGGCGCCAGGAGAAGCCCCCTTTGTGCGGGTGGGCGACCGCATCCGCGCTGGACAAACCCTAGGGATCATCGAGGCCATGAAGACCATGAACGAAGTGGAGGCACCAGTCAACGGGGAAGTGCTGGAAATCCTAGTGGAAAACGGTCAACCTGTTGAGTTTGGGCAAGTGCTCATGCGCTTGCGCCCGGAGTAA